A single genomic interval of Streptomyces sp. BA2 harbors:
- a CDS encoding amino acid ABC transporter permease, translated as MSMSRRRRARLFRGVQYAVLLIAIAVFALVADWGTLRQAFFDVEIAKALFPEVITTALVNTAYYTLLGFGFGLGLGIVLALMRLSPVPPYRWIAIAYIEFFRGVPSLLVFIALGFGVPLAFEVALDMDITVMLSLGLVGAAYMAETIRAGILAVPKGQTEAARSLGMSPGRAMVSIVMPQAFRIVLPPLTNELILLTKDSSLVYLLGLSLGQFELANFGRDALNEHKSLTPILIAGLLYLVITLPLGHLVRRLEAHTAKAR; from the coding sequence ATGTCCATGTCCCGACGGCGGCGGGCACGGCTGTTCCGCGGCGTCCAGTACGCCGTGCTGCTCATCGCCATAGCCGTGTTCGCGCTGGTGGCCGACTGGGGGACACTGCGCCAGGCGTTCTTCGACGTGGAGATCGCCAAGGCGCTGTTCCCCGAGGTGATCACCACCGCGCTGGTCAACACCGCCTACTACACGCTGCTCGGCTTCGGCTTCGGCCTGGGGCTCGGCATCGTGCTGGCACTGATGCGGCTGTCCCCGGTGCCTCCGTACCGCTGGATCGCGATCGCCTATATCGAGTTCTTCCGCGGCGTTCCCTCCCTGCTGGTGTTCATCGCGCTCGGCTTCGGTGTGCCGCTGGCCTTCGAGGTCGCGCTCGACATGGACATCACGGTGATGCTGTCTCTGGGCCTGGTGGGCGCCGCCTATATGGCCGAGACGATCCGCGCGGGCATTTTGGCGGTGCCCAAGGGGCAGACGGAGGCGGCCCGTTCGCTGGGCATGTCACCGGGGCGTGCGATGGTGTCGATCGTGATGCCGCAGGCGTTCCGGATCGTGCTGCCGCCGCTGACCAACGAGCTGATCCTGCTCACCAAGGACTCCTCACTGGTGTATCTGCTCGGCCTCTCGCTCGGCCAGTTCGAGCTGGCCAACTTCGGCCGGGACGCGCTGAACGAGCACAAGAGCCTGACCCCGATCCTGATCGCCGGACTGCTGTATCTCGTCATCACCCTCCCGCTCGGCCATCTGGTGCGGCGGCTCGAGGCCCATACGGCGAAAGCCAGGTGA
- a CDS encoding acyl carrier protein, which yields MASQPLEDRIVTMLREHFEIEEDLVRPEATFAELDMDSLAMAEMLAILEDEEGVPMPASIPGIGAQTTLAEGAPILAQLLADARALHAAQATASIGAQPGSEQDGARPLIPSTDTPR from the coding sequence ATGGCATCCCAGCCGCTGGAGGACCGCATCGTCACCATGCTGCGCGAACACTTCGAGATCGAGGAGGATCTGGTGCGCCCCGAAGCCACCTTCGCAGAGCTGGACATGGACTCCCTGGCGATGGCCGAGATGCTGGCCATCCTCGAGGACGAGGAAGGCGTACCCATGCCTGCCAGCATCCCCGGCATCGGCGCACAGACCACCCTCGCCGAGGGCGCACCCATCCTCGCCCAACTCCTCGCCGACGCCCGCGCGCTGCACGCCGCCCAGGCGACGGCATCCATCGGAGCGCAACCGGGCTCCGAGCAGGACGGCGCACGACCGCTGATCCCCTCGACGGACACACCGCGGTGA
- a CDS encoding ABC transporter substrate-binding protein — protein MTGCTSTKADSDGDKGASGIKLVSSGKIKTCTHLPYPPFQSKKDGKIVGFDVDLVDLVAKELGVEQEIVNTPFEGIETGQDFNIRKCDLAAAGMTITDERDKVMDFSDPYFNATQALITKKGKPYKTFEDLKGKKLGYQKATTGGIYAKKESKGLDMELVEYEDVGLLLTAVKAGKVDAGINDNGVLFEYIKDNPDTEVTAEFDTGEKYGIGFRTGNDSLRTKVNEVLKEARTDGSYDKIYKKWFGTTPQS, from the coding sequence ATGACGGGCTGCACCAGCACCAAGGCCGACAGCGACGGCGACAAGGGCGCCTCGGGGATCAAGCTCGTCTCGTCCGGCAAGATCAAGACCTGCACGCATCTGCCCTATCCGCCGTTCCAGTCGAAGAAGGACGGCAAGATCGTCGGCTTCGACGTGGATCTGGTCGACCTGGTCGCCAAGGAACTGGGGGTCGAGCAGGAGATCGTCAACACACCCTTCGAGGGCATCGAAACCGGCCAGGACTTCAACATCCGCAAGTGTGACCTGGCCGCCGCAGGCATGACGATCACCGACGAGCGCGACAAGGTCATGGACTTCTCGGACCCCTACTTCAACGCCACCCAGGCGCTGATCACCAAGAAGGGGAAGCCCTACAAGACCTTCGAGGACCTCAAGGGAAAGAAGCTCGGCTACCAGAAGGCCACCACCGGCGGCATCTACGCCAAGAAGGAGAGCAAGGGCCTCGACATGGAGCTCGTGGAGTACGAGGACGTCGGCTTGCTGCTCACGGCGGTCAAGGCCGGCAAAGTCGACGCGGGCATCAACGACAACGGCGTGCTCTTCGAATACATCAAGGACAACCCGGACACCGAGGTGACCGCGGAGTTCGACACCGGTGAGAAGTACGGAATCGGCTTCCGCACGGGCAACGACTCACTGCGCACGAAGGTCAACGAGGTCCTCAAGGAGGCCCGGACCGACGGCAGTTACGACAAGATCTACAAGAAGTGGTTCGGCACCACTCCGCAGAGCTGA
- a CDS encoding SDR family oxidoreductase, producing the protein MPTIVLSGATGFLGAHLMARMLSAGVAVLALTRGTPAFAGRRLVRALHFAGLPAAGHFLQTGQLRVVPADLHRQQLGAEPPVFQQLADEADEIWHSAACTDLQAPWEVVSQVNVDGTRRMLHLAAAGRRRPRFVHISTAFVAGGRPTGMIGADALDASHGFLTPYEESKYHAEQLVRAWAAEGRRALVLRPSTLLSDRPPGLRGPRHPHAALRLKLNRLAAHGPHALAQRFGLAPDAEGNVQIRLPGRPDSLINLTPVEYAADAMIRLARADSAPGTTTHHVVHPADTPLAHWLGAMAANAPWVRTRIVGHLPDPTSLETFVASLLPGSDRYSYHRRHYERTALDLAEQRDGAAAPPALDATYLKAALSSPARPTTPLHSGI; encoded by the coding sequence ATGCCCACGATTGTGCTCTCCGGGGCAACCGGCTTCCTGGGAGCCCATCTGATGGCCCGGATGCTGTCCGCGGGCGTCGCCGTCCTCGCCCTGACGCGCGGCACCCCGGCCTTTGCCGGTCGCCGCCTGGTACGGGCCCTGCACTTCGCCGGCCTGCCGGCAGCAGGGCACTTCCTGCAGACCGGCCAGCTACGCGTCGTGCCGGCAGACCTGCACCGACAGCAGCTGGGCGCCGAACCGCCCGTGTTCCAGCAGCTGGCTGACGAGGCCGACGAAATCTGGCACAGCGCCGCCTGCACAGACCTGCAAGCGCCTTGGGAGGTGGTCAGTCAGGTCAACGTGGACGGCACGCGCAGGATGCTGCACCTGGCGGCCGCCGGGCGCCGTCGACCGCGTTTTGTCCACATCAGCACGGCCTTTGTCGCAGGCGGGCGCCCCACCGGTATGATCGGTGCGGACGCCTTGGATGCCTCGCACGGCTTTCTGACCCCGTATGAGGAGTCCAAGTACCACGCCGAGCAGTTGGTACGGGCCTGGGCCGCCGAGGGCCGCCGCGCCCTGGTGCTGCGCCCCAGCACCCTGCTGAGCGACCGGCCCCCCGGCCTGCGCGGCCCCCGCCACCCGCACGCCGCCCTCCGGCTGAAGCTGAACCGGCTGGCCGCCCACGGTCCTCACGCTCTGGCCCAGCGCTTCGGCCTCGCACCGGACGCCGAAGGCAATGTGCAGATCCGGCTGCCCGGCCGCCCCGACAGCCTGATCAACCTGACACCCGTGGAATACGCCGCCGATGCCATGATCCGTCTGGCCCGGGCCGACAGCGCGCCGGGCACCACGACACACCACGTGGTGCACCCGGCCGACACCCCTCTCGCCCACTGGCTCGGCGCCATGGCCGCCAATGCCCCCTGGGTGCGCACCCGGATCGTCGGCCACCTGCCGGATCCCACCAGCCTGGAAACCTTCGTGGCGTCCCTGCTGCCCGGCTCCGACCGCTACAGCTACCACCGTCGTCACTACGAGCGCACTGCCCTGGACCTGGCCGAACAGCGCGACGGCGCCGCCGCCCCGCCCGCCCTGGATGCCACCTACCTCAAGGCGGCCCTGAGCAGCCCCGCGCGCCCCACGACGCCGCTGCATTCAGGCATCTGA
- a CDS encoding SDR family NAD(P)-dependent oxidoreductase: protein MGKLDGKVAVITGGTTGMALAGAKLFVDEGAHVFITGRRQDALDEAVKQIGRNVTGVQGDAANLDDLDRLYDTVKREKGSLDVLWASAGGGAPAPLGEITEAQFDTWFGLNARGTLFTVQKALPLFNDGGSILMTGSNASLGAFPGWSVYAGSKAVQQAWARIWLNELKDRRIRVNVLTPGQVATAKQEELFDEATRRQFESLIPRGQMGRPDEIATAALFLASDDSSYVNGMELVADGGTTAI, encoded by the coding sequence ATGGGAAAGCTCGACGGCAAGGTCGCGGTCATCACCGGCGGCACCACCGGCATGGCGCTGGCCGGCGCGAAGCTGTTCGTCGACGAGGGAGCACACGTCTTCATCACCGGCCGCCGCCAGGACGCCCTGGACGAGGCCGTGAAGCAGATCGGCCGCAACGTCACCGGCGTCCAGGGCGACGCCGCCAACCTCGACGACCTGGACCGCCTGTACGACACCGTCAAGCGGGAGAAGGGAAGCCTCGACGTGTTGTGGGCCAGCGCCGGCGGCGGCGCGCCCGCCCCGCTCGGCGAGATCACCGAGGCCCAGTTCGACACCTGGTTCGGGCTCAACGCCCGCGGCACCCTGTTCACCGTCCAAAAGGCCCTCCCGCTCTTCAACGACGGCGGCTCCATCCTCATGACCGGCTCCAACGCCTCCCTCGGCGCCTTCCCCGGCTGGAGCGTCTACGCCGGCAGCAAGGCCGTCCAGCAGGCCTGGGCCCGCATCTGGCTCAACGAGCTCAAGGACCGCCGCATCCGCGTCAACGTCCTGACCCCCGGCCAGGTCGCCACCGCCAAGCAGGAAGAACTCTTCGACGAGGCCACCAGGCGCCAGTTCGAGTCCCTCATCCCCCGCGGCCAGATGGGCCGCCCCGACGAAATCGCCACCGCCGCCCTCTTCCTCGCCTCCGACGACTCCAGCTACGTCAACGGCATGGAACTCGTCGCCGACGGCGGCACCACCGCCATCTGA
- a CDS encoding TIGR03619 family F420-dependent LLM class oxidoreductase → MKLGFTLPIIGPAISSAAGLSAFCRGIEDLGYDTLWVGDRLVQPVEMHSTYPGREQPYPPQMKRYLDPVLLWTVAATATSRVRLNASTLSTFYWEPPHLARMLTTLDVLSEGRLEVGVGLGWMKDEHDISRSADWHRRGRMLDDLVAFLHEWWTANPVSWESEFFSLPPVHADLRPVQAGGPPIWIGGTSEAAMRRVGRSATGWLGIDFLPDEVADQLWLLARQAAQGAGRDPDALKKAIRINLEPGTSVGSLADKLKRLAESGADEAFVDAFALFPDLEQMLDFAGQVIARTGRL, encoded by the coding sequence ATGAAGCTTGGTTTCACACTTCCCATCATCGGGCCCGCTATCAGCAGCGCCGCTGGCCTGAGCGCGTTCTGCCGCGGAATCGAGGACCTTGGCTACGACACGCTGTGGGTCGGCGATCGCCTGGTACAGCCGGTCGAGATGCACAGCACCTATCCGGGCAGAGAGCAGCCGTACCCGCCGCAGATGAAGCGATACCTCGACCCGGTGCTGCTGTGGACCGTCGCCGCGACGGCGACCAGCCGGGTGCGGCTGAATGCAAGCACGCTCAGCACCTTCTACTGGGAGCCACCGCACCTGGCCCGGATGCTGACCACACTCGACGTGCTCAGCGAAGGACGTCTCGAAGTCGGCGTGGGACTCGGGTGGATGAAGGACGAGCACGACATCTCCCGCAGCGCAGACTGGCACCGGCGCGGGCGGATGCTCGATGACCTCGTGGCGTTCCTGCACGAGTGGTGGACGGCCAACCCGGTTTCCTGGGAAAGCGAGTTCTTCTCGCTGCCGCCGGTCCACGCCGACCTGCGACCGGTGCAAGCAGGCGGGCCGCCCATCTGGATTGGCGGCACCAGCGAGGCCGCGATGCGCCGGGTCGGCCGCAGCGCCACCGGCTGGCTCGGGATCGATTTCCTCCCGGACGAGGTCGCCGACCAATTGTGGTTGCTCGCGCGCCAGGCGGCGCAGGGGGCCGGCCGCGATCCCGACGCGCTGAAGAAGGCCATCCGTATCAACCTCGAACCGGGCACGTCCGTTGGTTCGCTGGCCGACAAGCTCAAGCGCTTGGCCGAGTCCGGTGCGGACGAGGCGTTCGTGGACGCCTTCGCACTGTTCCCCGACCTTGAGCAAATGCTTGACTTCGCCGGCCAGGTGATCGCGCGTACCGGTCGGTTGTGA
- a CDS encoding amino acid ABC transporter ATP-binding protein, which yields MKLDKAPDAPAPSGQAIEVRELRKSFGDLEVLKGIDLTVGRGDVVCVIGPSGSGKSTLLRCVNLLEEPTSGTVTVAGTEVTDPDVDIDRVRRRIGMVFQSFNLFPHLTALENLTIAQRRVLRRSKEEAERIARANLARVGLVDKEQSYPAQLSGGQQQRVAIARALSMDPELMLFDEPTSALDPELVGDVLAVMRSLAQEGMTMLVVTHEMSFAREVADRVVFMDDGVIVEEGTPERVVGDPQHERTRIFLARVLDPAAAEIGEVPDTGPHEKRVDR from the coding sequence ATGAAGTTGGACAAGGCACCCGACGCGCCCGCACCTTCGGGCCAGGCGATCGAGGTGCGCGAGCTGCGCAAGTCGTTCGGCGATCTGGAGGTGCTCAAGGGCATCGACTTGACGGTCGGGCGCGGTGACGTGGTCTGTGTCATCGGCCCTTCGGGCTCCGGCAAATCGACCCTGCTGCGCTGCGTCAATCTCCTGGAAGAGCCCACGTCGGGCACGGTGACGGTGGCCGGCACGGAGGTCACCGACCCCGATGTGGACATCGATCGCGTACGCCGTCGGATCGGCATGGTCTTCCAGTCCTTCAACCTCTTCCCGCACCTCACGGCACTGGAGAACCTGACCATCGCGCAGCGCCGCGTGCTGCGGCGGAGCAAGGAGGAGGCGGAGCGCATCGCGCGGGCCAACCTCGCGCGGGTGGGCCTCGTCGACAAGGAGCAGTCCTATCCGGCGCAGCTCTCCGGCGGCCAGCAGCAGCGGGTCGCGATCGCCAGGGCGCTGTCCATGGACCCCGAGCTGATGCTCTTCGACGAGCCGACCTCCGCGCTCGACCCCGAACTGGTCGGGGACGTACTCGCGGTGATGCGCTCGCTCGCCCAGGAGGGGATGACGATGCTGGTCGTCACCCATGAGATGAGCTTCGCGCGCGAGGTCGCCGACCGGGTGGTCTTCATGGACGACGGAGTGATCGTCGAGGAGGGCACGCCCGAACGTGTGGTGGGCGACCCGCAGCACGAACGGACCCGAATTTTCCTGGCGCGCGTACTCGATCCTGCGGCGGCGGAAATAGGCGAGGTCCCGGACACAGGACCGCACGAGAAGCGCGTGGACCGCTGA
- a CDS encoding NADPH-dependent F420 reductase: MSNISIIGTGNMARTIGARAIAGGNTVEIMGRDQSKATDLAKTLGGAATTGEWGAAPAGDIVIVALLHDGVVPAVAQYGEALAGKVIVDISNPFNSTHDGLAHREQTSIAQEVAKTAPASASVVKAFNTVFRHVLEKGRPDVFLAGDNARAKASVEAFIKSLGLRPLDVGGLTMAHWLEGAGVVTVGLANHGVGNLDFALSITELPV; this comes from the coding sequence ATGAGCAACATCAGCATCATCGGCACCGGGAACATGGCCCGCACCATCGGCGCGCGGGCGATAGCGGGCGGCAACACCGTCGAGATCATGGGCCGCGATCAGTCCAAGGCCACCGACCTCGCCAAGACGCTCGGCGGCGCCGCCACGACGGGAGAATGGGGCGCCGCCCCGGCCGGGGACATCGTCATCGTCGCCCTGCTGCACGACGGCGTCGTACCGGCCGTCGCCCAGTACGGAGAAGCCCTCGCGGGCAAGGTCATCGTCGACATCAGCAACCCCTTCAACTCCACGCACGACGGGCTGGCCCACCGCGAGCAGACCTCGATCGCGCAGGAAGTCGCCAAGACGGCACCCGCAAGCGCCAGCGTGGTGAAGGCGTTCAACACCGTCTTCCGCCATGTCCTGGAAAAGGGTCGGCCCGACGTCTTCCTCGCCGGCGACAATGCGCGGGCCAAGGCAAGTGTGGAGGCGTTCATCAAGAGCCTCGGGCTGCGCCCGCTGGACGTCGGCGGCCTGACAATGGCGCACTGGCTGGAAGGAGCGGGCGTGGTCACGGTGGGCCTGGCCAACCACGGGGTGGGGAACCTGGACTTCGCCCTCAGCATCACCGAGCTTCCCGTCTGA
- a CDS encoding zinc-binding dehydrogenase, with protein MPVARSRDRVRSYGADRTVDYTVTPVVQALAGQHFDVVLQLTPARPEENAQLVDLVADGGAFVSITTPGPQDAGRGVRTVHVFVRSDVTQLAELVARIDAGDLAIEVAQRLPLADLATVHARAAGRFARIAELAARVEGGDLAERLRADQGAVRSPAAAGELAGKTVLTP; from the coding sequence TTGCCAGTAGCGCGCAGCCGCGACCGTGTCCGCTCCTACGGCGCGGACCGGACCGTCGACTACACCGTGACCCCCGTTGTGCAGGCGCTGGCCGGGCAGCACTTCGACGTGGTGCTGCAGCTGACTCCCGCAAGACCCGAGGAGAACGCGCAGCTGGTGGACCTGGTCGCCGACGGCGGAGCCTTCGTCAGCATCACCACCCCCGGCCCGCAGGACGCCGGGCGCGGCGTGCGCACGGTGCACGTGTTCGTGCGCAGCGACGTCACCCAGCTCGCCGAACTGGTCGCCCGAATCGACGCAGGCGATCTGGCGATCGAGGTGGCCCAGCGGCTGCCCCTGGCCGACCTGGCCACGGTCCACGCCCGCGCCGCCGGCCGGTTCGCCCGAATCGCCGAGCTCGCCGCCCGCGTCGAGGGCGGAGACCTGGCCGAGCGGCTGCGCGCCGACCAGGGCGCGGTCCGCTCCCCGGCTGCCGCCGGAGAGCTGGCCGGCAAGACCGTCCTGACCCCCTGA
- a CDS encoding beta-ketoacyl-ACP synthase II codes for MSAAVAVTGLGLVTPAGIGTKGSWERLLSATPTAATDPELQGLPVDFSCRVPQQLLADSLGRGLRWRTDRFIQFAVIAAREAVADAGLYPAEWDSTRVGVVIGVGGSALEHMPEYAKVAQGRYGAVTPSLVARSQPGMAAGEVGLDLGAQGPTMCTSTVCASGTAALGAAKMLLDSGSCDIVIAGGTDSARCQLGAIAFWRMGALSGRCDDPARASRPFDADRDGFVLAEGAGVLVLERTEHARARNAPLYAELAGQGLSSDAYHCVAPHPEGEGATRAMHAALNDAGLRAADIDHVNAHGTSTSLNDLAEARALRRVFGTPPPVTANKSVFGHSIGGGGAIEAVCSVLSLHHGIIPPTANLDRPDPDIDLDIVTKKPRTAALSAVLSNSVGFGGHNAAIILRKP; via the coding sequence GTGAGCGCCGCCGTAGCCGTCACCGGCCTGGGCCTGGTCACCCCGGCCGGTATCGGCACCAAAGGCTCCTGGGAACGCCTGCTCAGCGCGACACCCACCGCAGCCACCGATCCCGAACTCCAGGGCTTGCCCGTGGACTTCTCCTGCCGCGTGCCGCAGCAGCTACTCGCCGACTCGCTCGGCCGGGGTCTGCGGTGGCGCACCGACCGGTTCATCCAGTTCGCCGTGATCGCCGCACGCGAGGCCGTCGCCGACGCGGGCCTGTACCCCGCCGAATGGGACAGCACCCGAGTCGGCGTGGTCATCGGCGTCGGCGGCAGCGCCCTGGAGCACATGCCCGAATACGCCAAAGTCGCCCAGGGACGGTACGGAGCGGTCACCCCCAGCCTCGTCGCCCGCAGCCAGCCCGGCATGGCCGCCGGAGAGGTCGGCCTCGACCTCGGCGCTCAGGGCCCGACCATGTGCACCAGCACCGTCTGCGCCTCGGGAACCGCCGCCCTGGGCGCGGCGAAAATGCTGTTGGACTCCGGCAGCTGCGACATCGTCATCGCCGGTGGTACCGACTCGGCACGCTGCCAGCTGGGGGCGATCGCCTTCTGGCGGATGGGCGCGCTCTCCGGCCGCTGCGACGACCCAGCCAGGGCCTCCCGCCCCTTCGACGCCGATCGCGACGGCTTCGTCCTGGCCGAAGGCGCCGGCGTCCTTGTCCTGGAGCGCACCGAACACGCCCGGGCCCGCAACGCCCCCCTCTACGCCGAACTGGCCGGCCAGGGCCTGTCCAGCGATGCCTACCACTGCGTCGCCCCGCACCCGGAGGGAGAGGGCGCCACACGCGCCATGCATGCCGCCCTCAACGATGCCGGACTCCGCGCCGCCGACATCGACCACGTCAACGCCCACGGCACCTCCACCTCCCTCAACGACCTGGCCGAGGCCCGCGCGCTACGCCGCGTCTTCGGCACACCGCCGCCGGTCACCGCCAACAAGAGCGTGTTCGGGCACTCCATCGGCGGTGGCGGCGCGATCGAGGCCGTCTGCAGCGTGCTGTCCCTGCACCACGGCATCATCCCCCCGACCGCCAACCTCGACCGTCCCGACCCTGACATCGACCTCGACATCGTCACCAAGAAGCCCCGCACCGCAGCCCTTTCTGCCGTGCTGTCGAACTCCGTCGGCTTCGGCGGACACAACGCCGCCATCATCTTGCGCAAGCCCTGA
- a CDS encoding chaplin yields MRLNDKLTGMPRCSLWAIAGACASSLAVRNGRAHRHRGGSMRAHAFAAAVCMAVTGVLSGAGAAAAGAGAGVATAGSPGVYSGGILSVPVNVPVHLCGGNTNVVGLLNPSFGTACAGR; encoded by the coding sequence ATGAGGTTAAACGACAAGCTCACGGGGATGCCACGATGCTCCCTTTGGGCGATTGCCGGTGCGTGCGCTTCGTCGTTGGCAGTGCGAAACGGGCGAGCTCATCGACATCGTGGAGGATCCATGCGTGCTCACGCATTTGCTGCTGCTGTCTGTATGGCGGTCACGGGAGTGCTGTCTGGGGCTGGGGCGGCAGCGGCTGGTGCCGGGGCGGGAGTGGCAACTGCCGGTTCGCCCGGCGTGTACTCCGGCGGGATTCTGTCCGTGCCGGTCAACGTACCGGTTCACCTGTGTGGCGGGAACACCAATGTAGTGGGGCTGCTGAACCCGTCTTTCGGCACCGCTTGCGCCGGGCGCTGA
- a CDS encoding TetR/AcrR family transcriptional regulator, which yields MTELEKGPTGSRRGRGARERIISASQQLFREQGINRTGMNELCAAAEVSKRTAYQHFTGKDELVAEYLRRFDPSVLSGVFDRTDLTPRERLLAAFDISPDTPLCPYIAAAVELHDPQHPASQYARDYKKAVAARLADTAREAGAADPEQLGEQLALLIDGAAARTRVLDADAFPTAAAIAAVLIDNALPATAGHNRRREGVSS from the coding sequence ATGACGGAGTTGGAGAAGGGCCCCACGGGCAGCCGCCGCGGCCGGGGCGCCCGCGAGCGCATCATCAGCGCGTCCCAGCAGTTGTTCCGCGAGCAGGGCATCAACCGCACCGGCATGAACGAGCTCTGTGCGGCGGCCGAGGTGTCCAAGCGCACGGCCTACCAGCACTTCACCGGCAAGGACGAACTCGTCGCCGAATACCTGCGACGGTTCGACCCCTCCGTTCTGTCCGGCGTGTTCGACCGCACCGACCTCACACCCCGCGAACGGCTCCTCGCTGCCTTCGACATCTCCCCAGACACACCCCTGTGCCCGTACATCGCTGCCGCCGTGGAGCTCCACGACCCCCAGCACCCCGCGTCCCAGTACGCACGCGACTACAAGAAGGCCGTTGCCGCGCGGCTCGCCGACACCGCCCGCGAAGCCGGCGCCGCCGACCCTGAACAGCTCGGCGAGCAGCTCGCCCTGCTCATCGATGGCGCCGCTGCCCGCACCCGGGTCCTCGACGCTGATGCCTTCCCCACCGCCGCCGCGATCGCCGCCGTCCTCATCGATAACGCTCTCCCCGCCACTGCGGGCCACAACCGCCGACGGGAGGGAGTGTCGAGTTGA
- a CDS encoding VOC family protein, producing MKFVSVRIITSDVARLVDFYERATGVVADWANEDFAELRVASATLAIGSTRTVPLFAPGSARPSDNHSVILEFLVDDVDAVHKNLTGFVEDFVNEPTTLPWGNRSLLFRDPDGNLVNFFTPVTPAAVEKFGTPLLP from the coding sequence ATGAAATTTGTCTCTGTCCGCATCATCACGAGCGACGTCGCCCGCCTCGTCGACTTCTACGAGCGCGCCACCGGCGTGGTCGCCGACTGGGCCAACGAGGACTTCGCCGAACTCAGGGTCGCCTCGGCCACCCTCGCCATTGGCAGCACCCGTACGGTTCCGCTGTTCGCGCCCGGATCCGCCCGCCCGTCCGACAACCACAGCGTCATCCTCGAATTTCTCGTCGACGACGTGGACGCTGTGCACAAGAACCTGACCGGCTTCGTGGAGGACTTCGTAAACGAGCCCACTACGCTGCCGTGGGGCAACCGCTCGCTCCTGTTCCGCGATCCCGACGGCAACCTGGTCAACTTCTTCACCCCCGTCACACCGGCGGCCGTCGAGAAGTTCGGCACACCTCTTCTCCCATGA